Proteins from one Actinomycetota bacterium genomic window:
- a CDS encoding L,D-transpeptidase family protein: MAVLAVGANALAFMSPASDEPTDSKTVIAPPAARAAAPLEVIDDEPPRREPPVKPSPSPSPAAAAQDNGILKVGSKGPEVGALEQRLSDLKYLVGKVDGSFDANTRHGLIAFQKVEGLGRSGVGDAPTMARLATASTPAPKYSSPANHIEVDIPQQTVYVVRGGAVSAILPTSTGTNKNFTADGWTRRAITPNGRFTVTRKINGMRISPLGELYKPSYFNGGIAFHGSGSIPTSPASHGCVRLPMGFADWFFNEAAPVGQVVYVHGGPTGPNPQPTIEDAPAPPASIPTESPAPAPPVVSIPPVVVNPPPAPQPDPTPSETPDSDDDEPSDIFDDNDAGSLLNP; this comes from the coding sequence TTGGCGGTTCTGGCCGTCGGCGCCAACGCGCTCGCCTTCATGTCGCCCGCCTCGGACGAGCCCACCGACTCCAAGACGGTGATCGCTCCCCCCGCCGCCCGGGCGGCGGCGCCGCTGGAGGTCATCGACGACGAACCTCCCCGGAGGGAGCCTCCGGTCAAGCCCTCCCCGAGCCCCAGCCCCGCGGCGGCGGCCCAGGACAACGGCATTCTCAAGGTCGGGTCGAAGGGCCCCGAGGTCGGCGCTCTCGAGCAGCGGCTCTCCGATCTCAAGTACCTGGTCGGCAAGGTCGACGGAAGCTTCGACGCCAATACCCGCCACGGGTTGATCGCATTCCAGAAGGTCGAGGGCCTCGGCCGAAGCGGAGTGGGCGACGCACCGACAATGGCCCGCCTGGCGACGGCATCGACGCCGGCCCCCAAGTACTCCTCGCCGGCCAACCACATCGAGGTCGACATCCCGCAGCAGACGGTTTACGTCGTCCGGGGCGGTGCGGTCAGCGCGATCCTGCCGACCTCTACAGGCACCAACAAGAACTTCACTGCCGACGGCTGGACCCGACGGGCGATAACCCCCAACGGCCGCTTCACGGTCACCCGCAAGATCAACGGCATGCGGATCTCCCCGCTGGGCGAGCTGTACAAGCCGTCCTACTTCAACGGCGGAATCGCCTTCCACGGCAGCGGCTCGATTCCTACTTCCCCGGCTTCGCACGGGTGCGTCCGCCTACCGATGGGCTTTGCCGACTGGTTCTTCAACGAAGCGGCCCCGGTGGGCCAGGTGGTCTACGTCCACGGGGGCCCGACCGGGCCGAACCCCCAGCCGACCATCGAGGACGCCCCGGCTCCCCCTGCGTCGATCCCGACCGAGTCGCCCGCCCCGGCGCCGCCGGTGGTCAGCATCCCGCCGGTGGTCGTCAACCCGCCGCCGGCGCCGCAACCGGACCCCACTCCCTCGGAGACCCCGGACTCGGACGACGACGAACCTTCGGACATCTTCGACGACAACGACGCCGGGAGCCTGCTGAACCCCTGA
- a CDS encoding DinB family protein, translating into MPATVDEAIALIGATPSLVRSCFAGLSEESLNSSEPDVWGARQVLEHLIDAETIAFRERIARILEEERPLIRSIDPPARLEQGGYASRSLEELLAQFEALRAESAAWLRSIDEADFGREGEHDVAGTIRVGELIHYWAVHDLTHLSQMTTALRETLVPHIGNMHRFLEE; encoded by the coding sequence GTGCCGGCAACAGTCGACGAGGCGATCGCGCTCATCGGCGCCACGCCGTCGCTGGTCCGCAGCTGCTTCGCCGGCCTGTCCGAGGAGAGCCTGAATAGCAGCGAGCCCGACGTCTGGGGCGCCCGCCAGGTCCTCGAGCACCTGATCGACGCGGAGACCATCGCATTTCGTGAGCGCATCGCGCGCATCCTGGAGGAGGAGCGGCCGCTGATCCGGTCGATCGACCCTCCGGCCCGCCTGGAGCAGGGCGGTTATGCCTCGAGGAGCCTGGAGGAGCTACTGGCCCAGTTCGAGGCGCTGCGGGCGGAGAGCGCCGCCTGGCTGCGTTCCATCGACGAGGCCGACTTCGGCCGGGAGGGCGAACACGACGTAGCCGGGACCATACGGGTCGGCGAGCTCATCCACTACTGGGCGGTCCACGACCTGACCCACCTCAGCCAGATGACCACCGCCCTGCGCGAGACCCTGGTGCCCCACATCGGCAACATGCACCGGTTCCTGGAGGAGTAA
- a CDS encoding AAA family ATPase: MVFRNKLKYWLPKIAVVVLFYTSISWAIQLLGTCGDPLTGVRECGPLDVLSRLTTGAMFFLQLLFFIVIQLAGMMWFLGRGRKYVIYPKEYETTFEDVRGQKPVVESVQEVVKLFRGFREFKKIGGYPPHGLLFEGPPGTGKTLMAKAVAGQVGVPFIYAPASGFTNAIMGAGIMQIAMLFRKAKKFSRLYDGCVIFIDEIDAIGSRGGNMAMTRKTGVDREPTISRMMMMGMGGGGGGGAINELLIQMDGMIMPRGLKRHIRRLFGLKPKIPQYNILVIGATNRSTDLDPALLRPGRFDRKIHIGLPDKDGRKDVIKYYLDKVKHEEIDLDKFAQATIHYSPARIKNIINEGLIIALQDGRDSLTWKDIWSAKMIDDIGLKQSVTYTPREKLMTAVHEAGHAVVSHELLSADQQIQIITIVKRDSGALGMVYSVDLEERFTQTKDDVTNTIKLFLAGMVAEEVWFNTSTDGTTSDLYQATLLALNYVGRWGMGKRLFSYAVIHGSPAVERSAEMLSDPDVRKEVNELLKECKAEVREILERRRDAVERIRDELIEREELVGDQLEELMKELSTVAARNADVAVQNGAKPALPPVQSSTESPKED; the protein is encoded by the coding sequence ATGGTTTTTCGCAACAAACTCAAGTACTGGCTGCCCAAGATCGCGGTCGTGGTGCTCTTCTACACCAGCATCTCGTGGGCGATTCAACTATTGGGCACCTGCGGAGACCCTCTAACCGGCGTCCGCGAATGCGGACCTCTCGACGTGCTCTCCCGCCTGACCACCGGCGCAATGTTCTTCCTCCAGCTCTTGTTCTTCATAGTCATTCAGCTGGCCGGAATGATGTGGTTCCTCGGAAGGGGCCGGAAGTACGTCATCTACCCCAAGGAGTACGAGACCACCTTCGAGGACGTCCGGGGCCAGAAGCCGGTCGTCGAGTCCGTCCAGGAGGTAGTCAAGCTGTTCCGCGGGTTTCGCGAGTTCAAGAAGATCGGCGGCTACCCCCCGCACGGCCTGCTCTTCGAGGGCCCTCCGGGAACCGGGAAGACGCTGATGGCCAAGGCGGTAGCCGGCCAGGTCGGCGTTCCGTTCATCTACGCCCCCGCCAGCGGTTTCACCAACGCCATCATGGGCGCCGGGATTATGCAGATCGCCATGCTCTTCCGCAAGGCCAAGAAGTTCTCCCGGCTGTACGACGGATGCGTGATCTTCATCGACGAGATCGACGCAATCGGCTCCCGCGGGGGAAACATGGCAATGACCCGCAAGACGGGGGTGGACCGTGAGCCGACCATCAGCCGCATGATGATGATGGGAATGGGCGGCGGCGGTGGCGGCGGCGCCATCAACGAGCTGCTCATCCAGATGGACGGCATGATCATGCCCCGCGGCCTTAAACGGCACATCCGCCGGCTGTTCGGCCTCAAGCCCAAGATCCCGCAGTACAACATCCTGGTCATCGGTGCGACCAACCGTTCCACCGACCTCGACCCGGCCCTGCTCCGCCCGGGCCGCTTCGACCGCAAGATCCACATCGGCCTTCCGGACAAGGACGGCCGCAAGGACGTCATCAAGTACTACCTGGACAAGGTCAAGCACGAGGAAATCGACCTCGACAAGTTCGCGCAGGCCACCATCCACTACTCTCCGGCCCGCATCAAGAACATCATCAACGAAGGCCTGATCATCGCCCTCCAGGACGGGCGGGATTCCCTTACCTGGAAGGACATCTGGTCGGCCAAGATGATCGACGACATCGGGCTGAAGCAGAGCGTCACCTACACGCCGCGCGAGAAGCTGATGACCGCCGTACACGAGGCCGGTCACGCCGTCGTCAGCCATGAGCTGCTCTCAGCGGACCAGCAGATCCAGATCATCACCATCGTCAAGCGGGACTCCGGAGCTCTCGGAATGGTCTACTCGGTCGACCTCGAGGAGCGGTTTACGCAGACCAAGGACGATGTCACCAACACCATCAAGCTGTTCCTGGCGGGCATGGTTGCCGAGGAGGTCTGGTTCAACACCTCCACCGACGGCACTACCAGCGACCTCTACCAGGCCACGCTCCTCGCGCTGAACTACGTCGGCCGCTGGGGCATGGGCAAGCGCCTGTTCTCCTACGCGGTCATCCACGGCAGCCCGGCGGTCGAGCGCTCGGCGGAGATGCTCTCCGACCCGGACGTCCGCAAGGAGGTCAACGAGCTGTTGAAGGAGTGCAAGGCCGAGGTCCGGGAGATCCTCGAACGCCGCCGCGACGCAGTCGAGCGCATTCGCGACGAGCTGATCGAGCGTGAAGAGCTGGTCGGAGACCAGCTTGAGGAGCTCATGAAGGAGCTTTCGACGGTCGCCGCCCGCAACGCTGACGTTGCAGTCCAGAACGGAGCAAAGCCGGCGCTCCCGCCCGTGCAGTCCTCGACGGAATCGCCCAAAGAAGACTGA
- a CDS encoding DUF5319 family protein, with protein MPSEEHIDDPGFGPDDFGPIDAAERDALSQDLVDVRTLKAVLASRGIRGVVVFCPDCDDDHYLGWDLLAGNLQQILESGTTPVHEPAWEPNPDEYVSWDYARGFLDGYESYPEDRNPGPAACLYCGSHLGEQPGDWAYCPYCGRDFAPINLLLHLRREGWDPQKIAAIFDACGFVFPTFDSDDLSTIDLKKEPS; from the coding sequence ATGCCTTCTGAAGAGCATATCGATGACCCGGGCTTCGGGCCGGACGACTTTGGTCCTATCGACGCCGCGGAGAGGGACGCCCTCAGCCAGGACCTGGTGGACGTCCGGACCCTGAAGGCGGTGCTGGCATCCCGGGGCATCCGGGGAGTCGTGGTCTTCTGCCCCGACTGCGACGACGACCACTACCTCGGCTGGGACCTTCTGGCCGGCAACCTCCAGCAGATCCTCGAAAGCGGCACCACGCCGGTGCACGAGCCGGCGTGGGAGCCCAACCCCGACGAGTACGTCAGCTGGGACTACGCCCGTGGTTTCCTCGACGGCTACGAGTCCTACCCCGAGGACCGCAACCCCGGACCGGCCGCCTGCCTTTACTGCGGCAGCCACCTTGGCGAGCAGCCCGGCGACTGGGCCTACTGTCCCTACTGCGGACGGGACTTCGCCCCCATCAACCTGCTTCTGCACCTGCGGCGCGAGGGCTGGGACCCGCAGAAGATCGCAGCGATCTTCGACGCGTGCGGCTTTGTGTTCCCAACCTTCGACTCCGACGACTTATCGACCATTGACCTCAAGAAGGAGCCAAGTTAG
- a CDS encoding DUF3107 domain-containing protein, with amino-acid sequence MEISIGVVDSPKEITLEIKEGLDDLVKRIDGALTGGTTVLWLEDEKGKRIGIPAAKVAYVEIDPESAPRSVGFKR; translated from the coding sequence TTGGAGATTAGTATCGGCGTAGTGGACTCCCCCAAGGAGATCACCCTTGAGATCAAGGAGGGTCTCGACGACCTGGTCAAAAGGATCGACGGAGCACTGACGGGCGGTACCACGGTGCTCTGGCTCGAGGACGAGAAGGGCAAGAGGATCGGTATTCCGGCAGCCAAAGTCGCCTATGTGGAGATCGATCCCGAAAGTGCGCCGCGATCGGTGGGCTTTAAGCGATAA
- a CDS encoding ATP-binding protein, with product MHRRIALIGSFSTGKTTLGELLSQHLELPLLPETARQVIDLGFKLDKDATPETETLIFLKQYNNELSTDEFVGDRSLIDVMAYAGWVLDNQPRCKETALWDECVKLAERRLRGNYSHVFYLPIEFPIVLDGLRPDDPAFQAEIDERLLRLLRSHDIDYTTIKGSVEERMEQITQHLKDGG from the coding sequence ATGCACAGACGAATAGCACTCATCGGAAGTTTTTCCACCGGCAAGACGACGCTTGGCGAACTCTTGTCCCAACACCTCGAACTGCCCCTGCTGCCGGAGACGGCCAGGCAGGTGATCGACCTCGGTTTCAAGCTCGACAAGGACGCAACCCCCGAAACCGAGACCCTGATCTTCCTCAAGCAGTACAACAACGAGCTGTCGACCGACGAGTTTGTCGGGGACCGTTCCCTCATCGACGTCATGGCCTACGCCGGCTGGGTGCTGGACAACCAGCCCCGCTGCAAGGAGACCGCCCTCTGGGACGAGTGCGTGAAGCTCGCCGAGCGGCGCCTACGGGGCAACTACAGCCACGTCTTCTACCTGCCCATCGAGTTCCCGATCGTCCTTGACGGACTGCGTCCCGACGACCCGGCGTTCCAGGCGGAGATCGACGAGCGCCTGCTGCGCCTGCTGAGGTCGCACGATATCGACTACACCACGATCAAGGGCTCCGTCGAGGAGCGGATGGAGCAGATCACCCAGCACCTGAAGGACGGCGGCTGA
- a CDS encoding DNA-formamidopyrimidine glycosylase family protein produces the protein MAEGHTIHRLARDLQELIGPPLSVSSPQGKFPEFRTFNRKRLRSTDALGKHLLLYFDPGLIHVHLGLVGKFVRIQPLSPPKLQVRMRLSTAEVAWDLLAPNNCEMWTEDDVEKLKSRLGPDPLDPHADPERVWETLERFSGPIGAALLDQSVIAGVGNVYRAEVLLDAGVHPARSAFEVSREEFDVIWESLRTRMAQGVEDGRIITVETPEGFDRKSLPEAEARYLYKQTDCRRCGSPVEVLTVGGRTAYACPKEQS, from the coding sequence ATGGCCGAGGGCCACACCATTCACCGCCTCGCCCGCGACCTGCAGGAGCTGATCGGGCCTCCCCTGTCGGTCTCGTCGCCGCAGGGCAAGTTCCCCGAGTTCAGGACCTTCAACCGCAAGCGGCTGCGCAGCACGGACGCGCTGGGCAAGCATCTGCTTTTGTACTTCGACCCGGGCTTAATCCACGTCCACCTCGGCCTCGTGGGCAAGTTCGTGCGGATCCAGCCGCTCAGCCCGCCCAAGCTCCAGGTCAGGATGCGGTTGTCGACCGCCGAGGTGGCGTGGGACCTGCTGGCGCCCAACAACTGCGAGATGTGGACCGAGGACGACGTCGAGAAGCTGAAGAGCCGGCTCGGGCCCGACCCGCTGGACCCGCACGCGGACCCCGAGCGGGTTTGGGAGACGCTCGAACGCTTCTCCGGACCGATAGGGGCAGCGCTTCTCGACCAGTCGGTGATCGCCGGAGTCGGCAACGTCTACCGGGCCGAGGTGCTGCTCGACGCCGGGGTCCACCCGGCTCGCTCTGCCTTCGAGGTGTCCCGGGAGGAGTTCGACGTGATCTGGGAGTCGCTGCGCACGCGGATGGCCCAAGGAGTCGAGGACGGCCGCATCATCACCGTCGAGACCCCCGAAGGGTTCGACCGCAAAAGCCTCCCCGAGGCCGAGGCCAGGTACCTCTACAAGCAGACTGACTGCCGGCGATGCGGCTCTCCGGTCGAGGTGCTGACCGTCGGCGGCCGCACCGCGTACGCCTGCCCGAAGGAGCAGTCCTAA